CATCTTCCTTTTTGTAAAAGTGCTTGTTATTTTTGTGGATGTAATGTAATTTATACAAGTAAAGCTGATAAAAGAAGAAGGTATATTGATTATTTAAAAAAAGAACTCAAACTTTGGTCAGAATATCTTGATACTAATAGATTAGTTAGGCAACTACATTTTGGAGGTGGGACTCCTACCTTTTTTACTCCGCAAGAATTAGAAGAGATTTTTGAATTAATTTATTCATATTTTAAAAATTTTGAAAGTGATGCAGAAATTAGTGTTGAAATTGATCCAAGATTTTTTGATGAAAATCATATGAAAGTTTTAAAAAAATATGGTGTTAATAGAATAAGTTTTGGAGTTCAAGATTTTAATGAACAAACTCAAAAAGCGGTAAATAGGATTCAGCCTTTCGATTTAACCAAAAAAGCAGTAGATATTGCAAGAAATTATGGAATAAATTCTATAAATATTGATTTGATTTATGGGCTTCCATATCAAAATTTAGAAACTTTTAAAAATACTCTTAAATTAGTAAAAGAACTTAATCCAGATAGACTTGCGGTGTTTAATTATGCACATGTCCCTTGGCTTAAAAAAGGAATGAGAAAAATTGATGAAACTACTCTTCCAGCTCCTGAGGAGAAACTTAAAATTTTTAAATATACAATAGACTTCTTTGAAAATAATGGCTACAAAATGATTGGTATGGACCATTTTGCAAAAGAAGATGATGAATTATTTAAGGCTATTGAAAAAGGCGAACTTCATAGAAATTTCCAAGGATATACCACAAAAGGTGGAGCAGATTTAATAGGAATTGGGCTAACTTCTATAAGTGAAACAGATAAAGCATATTTTCAAAATTATAAAGATTTAAAAACTTATGAAAAAGCAATTGATGAAGAAAAACTACCAATATTTAGAGGTGTTAAATTAAATGAAGAAGATTTAATTAGAAAATATGTAATTATGGAGATGATGGCAAATTTTAGTTTTGATATACAAAGATTTGAAGAAAAATTTGGTATTAATTTTTTTGAAAAGTTTGAAGAAGAGATAAAAGAACTTGAAGAGTTTATAAAAGAAGGTTTAGTAGAAATTACGCCTAAAAAAATTAATGTGAGCAAAACAGGAAGTTTATTAATTAGAAATATTGTTTTGCCATTTGATGAATATTTTAAGAAAATGAAAAATCAAAAAGTTTTTTCTAAAACTATTTAAAGGCAAAAAAAATGAGAATTTCAATAGGAAATCTTCCATTAAAAAATATTAAAGCTGATATTTTTATGCATCCAATTAAATATAAAGATAGCATAATTTACGAACCAATGAGTGAAGAAGCTGTAATTGCTTTAATAACTAAACATTTTACATATGATAAGGTCCCAGAATATATAAATGATTATTTTGATGAAATGGATGATGGATATTTATTTAGTGAGAGTAATTTTGATGAGTTTGATTTAGAAAAATTAGAAGTTGGAACTTTACTTATTGGAAGGGATATTGCTCAGCATCCAAGAGTTGAAAATATAAAAAAGTTTTTAGCAATTTTGAGAGATTTTGGAGGTTTTAAAATTGAAGGAATAGATATTCCAGAATTTTTTTCACCAAGTGACCCAGAACTTGCTGAGATAGTAGAGGCTGAAAAGAGGTTTTATTTAGAGGATATTGCTGAGCTTGAAAGTTTTGATGGAAGTGTAGTGTATGCTTGTATTGACCCAACAGTTGTAAAAGGAGATGAACTTTTATGTAGTTATCAATTTGTAATTGCAAATAAAATAAAAAGTGAGAAAGTTAAAATTTTTTATTGTAATGAAGATAGATGCTTAGAGGAGACTAAGGAGATAAAAAAAGATATTAATATAAAAGGGACATTTGGTATAATATTAAAAAAAGTAGACTCTTATCCATTTTTAAAGGTGGAAATTAGAAACTTATAATTAGTTAAATATTTAAAAAAGGAGGTAAAAATGGCAAAAGTATGTGTCCCACTTGCGAATGGATTTGAAGAAATTGAAGCTATTAGTTTAATTGATGTAATGAGAAGAGGAGGTCTTGAAGTTATAGTTGCAGGAGTTGGAGGAGATGTTATTTATGGAGCTCATAATGTAAGAGTTATTCCAGATACAAAAATTGAACTTGTAAATGTAGATGAGCTTGATTTAGTTGTACTTCCTGGTGGTCTTCCAGGGGCTATTAATTTAGCAAAAGATGAATATGTGCAAAATTTGCTTAAAGAAATGGATAAAAAAGGTAAATATGTAGGTGCAATTTGTGCAGCTCCATATGCCCTAAAAGAAGCAGGAGTACTTAAAGATAAATATACTGCATATCCAGGATGGGAAGAAAATATTAAAAAAGAAGGATATGTAGCAGATGCAAAAGTTGTTGAAGATAAAAATGTTTTAACAAGTAAAGGTCCTGGGACTGCAATTTGTTTTGGGCTTGAAATAGTTAAAAAATTTGCAGGAGAAGAAGTATATAAACAATTAAAAGAAGGCTTGCTTGCGGATTATTGCTAATTTTTAGGAGGGGAAAATGATTGGAATTGAAGCATTAGAATGTTTTTTAGAAAACTGGCATAGTAAGATAAAAGAGTATGAAAACTACGATGAATTTGAAGCAATGGTTGAATATGCATTTGGAAGTGATGTTAGAGTTGTTAATACAAGAGTTATAGTAGAGAAGTTTTTTGAGAAAAAAATTAGGTTTGAAGATTTGTTATTTGAAGATTTAAAAACTTGCTTTTTACCAGAAGAAGTTGAATTTGATGAAGAGAATGGAAATCTTTATATAAATAGAAATCTTTACAAAATAAAAATAGCTCCGAGGATTTGCTAATCCTCTTTTTCTAATTCTAAACTCATTAAATACATATCTTCACCATCAATAATTTTTATATTAACTCCTTTACAATTTGGACATACATATTCATCTTTATTTGGTTCTCCTTCATAATTACAATCATTACATTTTATTACAATTGGTTGATTTATAATTATAAATTCTGCTTCTTCACAAACAGTTCCTTCTTTGAAAGTATCAAAAGCAGTTTTTAATAAATCTGGTTCTACTCCACTGAGTTCACCAATTTTTATTTCAAGTTTTGTAACTTTTTTTGCGTTATTTTTTTTGGCATGCTCATCGGCAAGTCGAAGTAGTGAATCAACTATTGAAAATTCATGCATTATTAACCTTTTTTATAAATTATATTATAATAAATATAAAAAATAAAGGAATATAATGGGAAGTAGGGAAGAAAAAAAAGAGTATATAATGAAAACTGCTCTTAATCTTTTTGCTAAACAGGGTTTTTTTAATACTACTATTTCTGATATTGCAAAAGAGATGGGAATGAGTGTTGGAAATTTATATAACTATTTTCCAAGTAAAGAATCTCTCGCAAAAGAGCTTTTAATATATACTTCCAAAAAATTTGGAGAAGAGATGAGAAAAATAAATGAGATGGATATTCATAGTAAAGATAAAATCAAAAAAATTGTCGAACTTTATTTTAAGAAAGCTCAGGAAGAACCAGAACTTGTAGACTATTTTATGAGAGTTTATCTCTCAAATAAAGAGATATTCAACAATGGATGTGAAGGAATGCTTTGTGTTTCATCGTTTGTAACAGAAATAATGATTCTTTTTGAAGAAGGTGTTAGAAAAAAAGAACTTAAAAATCAAGATTTTTTTGCAGCATTTGGACTTTTTATGGGATATATTGGAGGTATTGCGTTTTTAAATAGAGAAAATATATTAGGAAAATCACTTAATGAGTATATTGAACCTGTAAGTGAGAATATTTACAATGCACTTAAAGCCTAAAATAGTTTGGATTGATGGTATTGGCTGTAATGGATGCAGTCATTCTTTTTTTAATTATGAAGAGTTTGATAATTTTTTAGATGATTTTGAACTTCTTTATCATCCTCTTTTGTATTTTGATAATTTTGAAAAAAAAAGTGATATTTTAATAATTGAAGGAGCTTTAAGAGAAGGTTTTAAAAGAAACAATAAAAATTTAATCAAATTAATAGAAGAATTGATTATAAATTCAAAATTTGTAATATGTTTAGGGACTTGTAGTAGTTATGGTGGAATTTTTGGTGAAGGAGTTATGTTTAATAAAAAAGAAAATGGAATTTTTTATGATTATAAAAATAAAATAATTAACATCCCAGGTTGTCCTCCTCATCCTAACTGGCTTGGATATGTTTTATATATGATAAAGGAACATCAAGAAATTTTACTTGACGAACTTAATAGACCAAAAGAAATTTTTGCATTTACTACTCATGCTGGATGTAGTAGAAATGAGTATTTTGAGTGGAAAATAGATAGTGAAAATTTTGGTGAAAAAGAAGGGTGTTTATTTTATTATCAAGGATGCCAAGGTCCATTTACTCATAGTAGTTGTAATAGAGATTTATGGAATGGGGTTAATTCAAAAACAAGAGCAGGTACTCCTTGTTTTGGGTGTACAGAGAGTTGTTTTCCTAAAAATGAGCTTTTTAAAACACAAACTCTAATGGGGATTCCTGCAAATATTCCACTTGGTGTAAGTAAAAGAGCATATCTTACACTTAGTGGAATTGCAAAAAGTTTAAAAAATGAAAGATTAAGTCAAAAATTATTTGAGTATAAAGATAAAAAATGAAAATAACAAAAAAAATAATAAATAAAATAGAAGGTGAAGCAGAATTAAAAATTTATCAAAAAGATGGTATTATTGATTTTGTAGAAATATTTTTTTGGCAATATAGAGGAATAGAACAGTATTTAGTAAATAGGCATTTTTTAGATGCATTAGTAATAAATCCAAGAATTTGTGGGATATGTGGGCATGCTCATTTGCTTGCAACTGCCAAAGCTATTGAGAATGCTTTGAATTTAAAAATAACTAAAAAAGCTGAAATTTTAAGGGATATAACAAGTGGTCTTGAAATTATTCAAAATCATATTAAATGGTTTTATTTAACACTTTATCCTACTCAAATAAAAGATAAAAGTTACATATTAAAAGCTTTAAATATTGTGAAAAAAATTTCAAAAATTATTGCTATTATTGGAGGACAATTTCCTCATAATTCATATATTATACCAGGTGGTGTGACTTGCGATTTAACAAATTTAGATATTATAAAGATTAAAAACTTATTAAAAAAACTAAGAGAGGATATTTATACCATTATTGATGAAAATGGGAAAAGTCATGATTTAGAAAAGTTTTTTGAAAATTTACCTAAGAATATAGGAAAAAGTTTAAATAAATTTTTGGTATTAGGAGATAACTTATTTTTTAAACCAAATGGAACTTTTACAAATGTAAAGGAATTTTCAAACAATTCATTTTTTAAAAATGTTTTATATAATGAAGAATATTATGAAGTTGGTCCACTTGCAAGAAATTTACAAAATAAGACAATAAATACAATTTATGAAAAATATCAAGATAGTATATATACAAGAATTTTTGCACGTCTTTATGAGATACTGTTGATTATAAATTATTTAATTAAAGAAATAGAAGATTTAGATATTACTCAAAAAAGTTTTTTAAATTATAAAAAAAGAACTTGTGGAAGTGGAGTAAGTGTAATAGAAGCTCCAAGAGGTAGTTTAATACATAAAATAAAAATTGAAAATGAAAAAATCAAATTTTACGATATTGTAATGCCTTCTCAGTTTTATTTGTCAAACGGAACAAAAGAAAAGCCATCAGCATCTCAAATGGCTTTAATGGGAGAAGAAATTAAATATATTGATACAATTTTTAAATGTTTTGATATTTGTGCTGTTTGTGTTATTCATTAATTTTAAATTTATCTCCAATTTCTGAAATTAAAATTGCAGCTATTACTAAAATTCCACCTATTATTTGCTTTAATGTCAGAATTTCTCCAAAAAAATATCCTATTATTGCTGCACTTACAGGTTCAAGTGTAAATATAACAGCTGTTTTTGTAGGAGATGTATATCTTTGTGCGTAAGTTTGCACTAAATAAGCGAAAATTGTTGCAAATATTACTGTTACAAAAATTGCTAAAAAAACATCAAATGAAAAGATTATTTTATTATGTTCAAAAGGAGTAAAAATTAATGAAAATAGTGAAACAAACAAAAATTGAAAAGTAACTAATGAAAATATATTATATTTTTTTGAATAAATATCTGTAAATAATATATGTAGTGCTACAAATATATCACATAGTAGTGTTAAAGTTATTCCAAAAGATAATTTAAATCCAGAAGAATTACTTAAAAGATATAATCCTATGAGAGATAAAAATGCTCCAATAATTACATTTGTTTTAATTTGTTTTTTAAAAAATAGAAATGCAAAAAAAGGGACTATAACAACATAAAATCCAGTTACAAATGCCACAATACTTGATTTTTCATATAAAAGAGCATATGTTTGTAAGGAAAAAGCTAAAAAGTTAAAAAGTCCTAAGAACATTGCTGCTTTTATAGTTGAAATATTATAAGAAATTTTTTTATAAAAAATTATATACATTAAAGCAAAAGCTAAAAAAAACCTAATAAACAAAAAAGAAAATGGAGGAATATCTTGGAGAGCGTTTTGAACTAAAATAAAAGTACTACCCCACGCAATAGCAACTAAAACTAATAAAAGGTCAGAAATCTTTTTAAAATCCACCTTTTAATTTCATCCTTTTTTCGAGTTTGTGTCCAATGAAACTTAATATGGATGTTAACATCAAATAAAGCGCTGCAACAGTAAGCCAAGTTTCAAATGGTGAGAATGTATTAGCAACAATTTCTCTACCTACTTTTGTTAAATCTGTAATTGATATAATTGATACAAGTGAACTATCTTTTATTAGTGAAATTAATTCACCAACTAATGCTGGTAAAGCTTTTCTTAATGCTTGTGGTAAGATAATATACCACATCCTTTGAAATGCATTAAATCCAAGAGATTTGGCTGCTTCATGTTGACCTTTATCGATTGATTGGATTGCTCCTCTTAAAATCTCAGCAATATATGCACCATAAAAAATAGATAAACTCATAACACCTGCCCAAAATCTTGGCATATTAAAAATTGTCGCAATAATGAAATAAAAAATAAAGAGTTGTACCAAAAGAGGAGTTCCTCTAATGACAGTTACATATACACTCCCTATATAGTTTAAAGCTGGTATACCACTTAATCTTAAAATAGCAATAATTAGACCAATTATGAATGCAAAAAACATTGATATAAATGAAATTTTAATAGTTATCCATAAACCTAATAAAAAAGGACCAGGTTCAATTTTAGTTTTATATGCTATTTCATCATCTTGATAAATATAATCTCCATTTTTAAATTCTAATTTATATCCATTGATATTAAATTCTTTTTTACTTTTATCTTCACAAATTATAATAGCTTTATTATCTTTAATTGATAATTTTCCATCACAAGGAGAAGTAATAGGGATTTTTTTTTCATAAACAAAATATTTAGGAATCATATCCCATTTCCAATTGTAATTAATTTTACTTGCAGCTTGATATAAAAAAAAGGCTAAAAAAAGATAAAAAAGAATAGTAAGAGCTATCCCTATACTTTTTTTCTTTAAAATAGAAGATCTCATTGTACTCTTTTTAGCCATTCAGTGTTTCTAAACCATTTATTGTAGAATTTTTCATAAGTACCATCATGTTTTATTTGTCTTAAAAAGTTATTTAACCAATTAAGAAAATCAGGATCCCCATGATTAACTGCAAATCCAAGAGGTTCATATGTTAAATCTTGTTTTAGGAAAATTAATTTTCCTTTTCCTTTTCCTGCCATAAATAATTCATTATAAGGCTTATCATATATAAAAGCATCAGCTCTATTGTTTAATACTTCTTGTACTGCTGCACTTTCACTATCAAAGGTTTTAATAGTTGCATTTTTAAATAATTTTCTTGCTGCTATTTCTCCTGTTGTTCCAAGTTTTGTAGTAATAACAATGCCTTTTTTGTCTAAATCTTTATAATTACTAATATTAGAATGTTTTTTATTTACTAATAATGTTTGCCCAACAAGAAAGTATGGCTCACTAAAAGCTACTTTTAAATTTCTTTTTTGTGTAATTGTCATTCCAGAAATTATAATATCACATTTGTTTGTAATTAAGGCTGGGATAATACCATCCCAAGCTGTTGGTACTAATTTTAGTTTTACTCCCATATCCTTTGCCATTTTTTTAGCAATATCTACATCAAATCCAATAATTCTACCGTGTTTATCTCTCATTTCAAAAGGAACATAACCAGGCTCTAAACAAACTCTAAGTTTTCCTTTTTTTACAACTTGATTTAGCGTAGATTTATTCCATAAGTTAAAATCAGCACTAAAAAGTAAAGTTGATAAAATTAAAATTGATAAAAAAAGTTTTTTCATTTTTACTCCTTTAATTTAAAGTTAAAAACAAATTATTATAACATTATTATTAATAGGCACTGACCTAAAACATTATTTATTACCTTTTAAATTAAGATTAAAGAAAAACATAGCAAGTCTATTATCTAACCAATCAAAAGACTTAGCATGAGCTTTAGTTTTTCTAACAAGATATGAGATTTTATCTCTCATTTGAGAATTTAAGTTCTCAACTAAATTTGTATATTTTGATTTTTTTTGACTTGCTTTATCCCCATATACATTCGAATATGCAAAATGTCCATCTGTATAATATTTTTCTACTTTTGGTAAATCAAAATTAAATGATAATAAACTATCAATATTTTTCTTTTTTGATAAAAAATAAAAATAAAATTTTCTTCCTGTTTTTGTAACTCCTACTGCACTCCATACATATACCCTGTTATCCTTTTTACGATAAAAAGTATATAATTCGTCTAAACAAAGATATGAAAATACTATTGGAGTTTTTTTTAATATTGCTAAAAATTCGTTATATAATTCTTTATACATTTTCATTTTTTTTTCTCAACTGATATTGTATTGAAGATAAACTTCTTCCTAATACTCTTGCTATCTTCCTTAATTCCATTTTCTCTTCATAAAGTTTAAAAATTAATTCTATTTCTTCTTTTGTCATCCTTTTATAAGTTCGTCTTTTCATTTAAAAACCTTTTTTTACTATGAAGCAACTTTTGTTCCCTTTTAGGTCAGTGCCTATTAATAAAAATAATACATTTATTTAATGAATATTAAAAAAATATTCATAATAAATTAATGTTTAATTATATATTATAAGTTTTAGTTATAGAATAGTTATTGAGTCTATTTTTTAATATCATAAGCATTATGAGTATTATTGATTAAAACTCGTCATAAAAAAATATTAAATTTAGTTGAAAATTAATATTCATTTATATTATAATACATTTGAAACATTTAAAATGGGAGGCAGGCAATGAATGATGCATTAATGCAAAAAATGAAAGAGAGAATTAATGAGCTTAGAAAACTTCCAGGAGTAGGAAGTAAAACAATTAAAGATGTATTAGAAGAAAATGGTATTAGTAGAAGGGATTTTTTAAAATGGTCAGCTTCAATGGCAGCAATGCTTGGATTATCGAGTAGTTTTGTGCCAGTAGTCGCAGAAGCTGCTGAGGTTAGTGATAGACTTCCAGTACTTTGGCTTCATTTAGCTGAATGTACAGGATGTAGTGAAAGTTTACTAAGGACTGATACACCAAGTGTGGATGATTTAATTTTTAATTATATTAATCTTCAATATCATGATACTATAATGGCAGCTGCTGGGTGGCAAGCAGAAGAGAACTATGAAGAAGCTTTAAATAAATTTAAAGGTAGACTTATTTTATGTGTAGAAGGTGGAGTGCCAACAAAAGATGGAGGAGAATATTTAACATTTGGTCCTCATGCTGAAACAGGGCTTGAAAAATTAAAAAGAACTGCTGAGGCAGCAGGAGCAATTATTGCAGTTGGTACTTGTAGTGCATTTGGTGGTATTCAAGCAGCAGCACCAAATCCAACAGGTGCAGTTGGAATTCATAAGGTATTAAATAAACCTGTTATTAATGTACCAGGATGTCCTCCTAGTGCAAAAAATATTGTTGGGACAATTCTTTATGTAATTTTATTTGGAGCACTTCCAGCTGTAGATAATTTTAATAGACCAAAATTTGCATATGGACTTAGAATTCACGACTTATGTGAAAGAAGAGGACATTTTGATGCAGGTGAGTTTGTTGAAGAGTTTGGTGATACAGGTGCTGAAAATGGTTTTTGTTTATATAAAGTAGGATGTAAAGGTCCTTATACTTTTAATAATTGTAGTAGAGAGAGATTTAATCAACACACTTCTTGGCCAGTTCAAGCAGGACATGGTTGTATTGGATGTAGTGAACCTGACTTTTGGGATGCAATGAAACCTTATGAAAAACCTCTTGCAGATAATTATTTAGCAAGTATTGATGCAGATGCAACAGCTGATAAAATAGGTATTACAATTTTAACAGTAGCTGGTGTAGCAATAGCAGCTCATGCAGCAATTAGTGCAATGAAAAATCCTAAGGAGTAATCGATGGCAAAAAGAGTAGTAATTGACCCAATTACAAGAATAGAGGGACATTTAAGAGTAGAAGTTGTTTTAGATGATAATAATAAAATAGTTGATGCATATTCTTCCTCAACTCTTTGGAGAGGTATTGAAGTTATCGTAAAAGGAAGAGACCCAAGAGATGCAGGATTTATGACAGGAAGAATTTGTGGGGTTTGTACTTATTCACACTATAAAGCTGGTATTGTAGCAGTTGAAGATGCACTTGGAATAGAACCACCACTAAATGCTAAACTTGTTAGAACATTGCTTGATTATTCACTTTTTTATCATGACCATATTGTTCATTTCTATCAATTGCATGCACTTGATTGGGTAGATATTTTTAGTGCACTTGAAGCTGACCCAATTAAAGCAAGCGAAGAAGCATTTAAATATGTACCAAAAGGATATAATCCAATTGCAACAGGTGCTGATGAATTAAAAGAAGTTCAAAAAAGAGTTGCATCATTTGCTAAAAAAGGAGATTTAGGACCATTTAAAAATGCATATTTTGGTCATAAAACTATGAGATTTACACCAGAACAAAACTTAATAGCATTATCTCACTATTTAAAAAACCTTGAAATTCAAAGAATAGCAGCACAAGCAATGGCAGTTTTTGGTGGTAAAAACCCACATCCACAAAGTTTAACAGTTGGTGGTGTTACTTGTATTATGGATTTACAAGACCCAAGTAGACTTGGTGAGTATTTAACTAAATTTAAACAACTTGCTGAATGGACAAATAGAGCATATTATGCAGATATTGTTATGGCAGCTGAGGCTTATAGAAACGAACCATCTGTTACTCAAAAAAATAACCTTGGTAATTATATTACTTATAAAACAATGCAGACAGGTAAAAACTCATTCCTTTTTGATGCATGTGGATATATTAAAGATTTTGATTTAGGTAAATTTTATGAAATAGATGAAAGTAAAATTGAAGAAGATGTAACTCATAGTTGGTATAAAGATACAGGATTTAGACATCCATATAACGGAGAAACAATTCCTGAATATACTGGTTATGTTGATGGTGAGAGTATTGATGGAAAAGGAGATGTAGTTCATACAAAAGTAGTAAATCCAAAAGGAAAATATTCTTGGATTAAATCTCCAAGATATAATCAAGAACCAATGGAAGTTGGACCACTTGCATGTATGGTAGTAAATTATGCAAAAGGAAATGAAAGAGTAAGAAAAGTAGTTGATGAATTTTTAGCTAAAACTAATCTTCCAGTAGAAGCACTATTTACAACTCTTGGAAGAACAGCAGCAAGAATGCTTCAAACAAAAGTTATTGCGGATTATGGGATTGAAGCATTTAATAATTTAGTAGAAAATTTAAAAGTTGACCAAAGTACGGTTTCTCCATATAAAATTGATAAAAATAAAGAGTATAAAGGTAGATTTATTGGAGATGTTCCAAGAGGAATGCTTAGTCACTGGTGTAGAATTAAAAATGGTGTAATTGAAAATTGGCAAGCAGTAGTTCCATCTACTTGGAATGCAGGTCCTGTTGATGGAAATGGTAAAAAAGGTGCTTATGAACATAACTTAATTGGTATGAAAATAGAAGACCCAACAAAACCACTTGAAGTAATCAGAAATATTCATAGTTACGACCCATGTATTGCATGTGCGGTGCATGTAATGGATGTAAAAGGTAAAAAACTTGGTGAATTTAGAGTAGACCCATTATATGGTTCATGCTAAGGAGTAAAAAATGAAATTTTTAAAAATAAAAGGACTTTATCTTGGAGGAATTGAATTTTCAGCAGGATATAGATGGCAACACTGGATAAGAGCAATTTCAATTTTTGCTCTTATTGCTACAGGATTTTATTTAGCTAATCCATTTATTACTTATGCAAATCCATCAGCTGAACCAACAAGATTTTTACATGCTGAGATTCGTGAATGGCATATTATTTTTGGTTTTGCAATGATTGGAGCTGTTTTATATAAAACAATTTATTTTCTATTTTTCCCAGAAGGAAAATATGAAAGAAGAAGTTTTTTAGATTTATTAAATGTTAAAAAAACAACTAAAAAATCGATTGAGCAAGTAAAATATTATTTATTAGTTGGAAAACATCCACATTTTGAAGGAGTATATAATCCACTTCAACTTGGTGCTTATACAATGCTTTATGTTTTCTTTTATGGGATTATTATTACAGGATTAGCACTTTATGCAGAGGTTTATCACAATGGACTTGGTGGAGCTTTATATCCTTTTGCAAAAGCAGTTGAGAGTTTTTTTGGTGGACTTGCATATGTTAGACTTTGGCATCATATTTTTATGTGGGCTATTATAATTGTGGTTTTTGTTCATATTTATATGGCAGTTTATAATGCTGTATTTGGAAAAAATGGTGGTATGGATGCAATATTCTCAGGGATGAAGTGGGAAATTTTAGATGAAGATTGTATAAAAAAAGAAAATCTTAAAGAAACTACTAAATGTCTTGAAGAGAAATTATCTCATCACTAATTTCTCTTTTTTTCCTTTTTTAAGTAAGTTGTTAAATTTATTTAAAAAAGGAAGTTAATGAAAATTTTAGTTTTAGGTATAGGGAATATACTTTTTGGAGACGAAGGAATAGGAGTTCATTTAGTAAATTTTTTAGAAGAAAAGTATGAATTTAATGGCCCTCATAAAATTGATTTTGTAGATGGAGGAACTCTTGCACAAAGACTTATTCCAATAATTGTTGAGTATGATAAAGTATTTATTTTTGATACTGTTGATGTTGATGATGCAAAAATAGGTGATGTTTATTTTTTTGATTTTTTAGATGTGCCTGAGTGTGTAAGTTGGCAAGGAAGTGCCCATGAAGTTGAAATGCTTCAAACGCTTGAAATGATTCATAT
This Caminibacter mediatlanticus TB-2 DNA region includes the following protein-coding sequences:
- a CDS encoding HyaD/HybD family hydrogenase maturation endopeptidase, with amino-acid sequence MKILVLGIGNILFGDEGIGVHLVNFLEEKYEFNGPHKIDFVDGGTLAQRLIPIIVEYDKVFIFDTVDVDDAKIGDVYFFDFLDVPECVSWQGSAHEVEMLQTLEMIHMMGDLPETKIIGVVPYVIGEDTTFSITKPVLEASKLMEKILLTELEKLGMKAKIKNPNVTIEEIAKISYKRGAEDIIYYSEKVNNDSKI